TCCGGCCGTCGAGATCACGTAGCCGGTGCGTGAGCCGGCCAGTCCGTAGGCCTTGGAGAAGGTACGGGTGCGAACGACGTTCGGCAGCTCGATCAGCGAGGCGATCGACGGCAGCGCGCCTGCCGGCCCCGTTTCGCTATAGGCTTCGTCGAGCACCATCAGCGTCGTCTCGGGCAGCGCCCGGGCGAAGGCGACGATCTTGTCGGCATCCCACCAGCTTCCCATCGGATTGTCGGGATTGGCGAAATAGACCAGCGGTGCATTCTCCCGCTTGACGGCATCGAGCAAGCCGTCGAGATCCTCGCGGTCGTTGGCGTAGGGAACGGTCACAAGCCGGCCGCCGAAGCCGGCAACGTGGAAATTGAAGGTCGGATAGGCGCCGAGCGAGGTGACGACGGGCGCGCCGGGCTCGATCACCAGCCGGACGATCTGGCCGAGCAGCTCGTCGATGCCGCTGCCGATGGCGATATTGGCAGAGGGGACGCCGAGATGGTCACCAAGAGCTTGCCGGAGCGCGAAATTCTCCGGGTCATTGTATTTCCAGATATTGCCGGCCTCTTCGCGCATCGCTGCAAACACCGAAGGAGCGGGACCGAAGCCGTTCTCATTGGCGCCGATGCGCGCCGAAACGGCAAACCCGCGCTGGCGCTCGATCGCCTCGGGACCGACGAAAGGAACGGTGGAGGGCAGGGCGCCGGCAAGAGGCGTGAAGCGCGAAAAGGCGGACATGCGAAGGCGATTTCCCGGATATGTTGACGATCGGCGCAACAATAGGCCCGGGCACCACCGACGCAAGCAAGATTATTTCTGCAATCGACTGGCTGCCGGCCTGTTTACGCCCGGAAGATCGGCGCCCGGCGGGCGGCGATTGCTTCCATGTTGCCGACAAGGAAATCGGTGCGGACGACGCGGCGCAGAACTTCGGGGTCCATGATATTGATGAACCGCACCCCGATGCGTTCCTTGTGCCGGTAGACCTCGGCACAGCCGATCCGGTAGGCGAGGCCGAGAATGTTGAGATAATAATGTTTCGGCAGGCCGGCGGTGGTCGACACGATGAACGTGGCGCCGCCTTGGGAGATATCGATGATCTCGGCGCTTCGCATCGAGACGCCGGTAAGGCATGGACGGACGGCGACGATACGGGCTGGCCGCTTGACGCTGAACTCTTCCCAGCGCAGGTCGTAGACAGCGGATTTGACCGTGGCAAGGTGTGTGGCGCGGAGCATAGACATTCACATTCTCCGTCAGTCAGGACGCATTTGGGGTCTTCATCACAAGCATGCGGGTCTTGATCACGATCAAGCGGGGTCTTGATCACGACCAAGGTCACATGAATGTTTTGCACATTCGTCAAGGACAAAATTACAATTTTAACGAGTTCAAACTTTGTTCCCAAGCGGGACGCCCCGATGTTCATTATCGGGACGCGGGCTTTCACCCGGAGGTCTCGTTTTAGCCGAGGATTCTGACGGCGAGATATCCGCCGACGGCAGTCAGCGCCGTCAGCAACGTGCCCCAGGCCATGTCGATGAGGCTCATCGTCAGCGGCCAGTTGCGGAGCGTCGCGAGATTGGTGATGTCGTACGTGCCATAGGCCGCCAGTCCCAGAATGGCACCGTGGATAAGGGCCGTGGCGATCGAGCCCGCCGATAATGACGGCAGCACGGCAAGCACAACCACCGCGGCGGCAAAGAACAGATAAAACAGCGCGGCGACAGCAAGATTGGGCGAGGGCAGCATCAGCGCTCCCAGCTGGTCGCGATAGAAATTGCGCGCCACCAGTCCAAGCCAGATCCCGTCGCAGACGAGAAGGGTGAGAAAGGTGCCGGCATAAGCAAGCAATGCTGTTTTCATCGTCGATCTCCGAACCTCTCTTTCTACGCGGCAAAGGCCGATCGGATCGCTGTCCGATCGATTTCGCTGCAATTTTTGCGAACTCTTTCAATAGCCGGGCGTTCTGCCTTGATCGATGAAGCACGGCGCGCTTCGAATGACGACAGCGAGGAGTTGAAAATGACCAACGTCAAAATCCCTTGGGAATCATGGGTGGTGGTCTGCGACGGAGCCAAGGCTCTGATCATGCAGAATGCTGGCGACGCTCAACTGATGAACCTGAAGGTGCTTGAAACCCTGACGCAGCCGAGCGCGCCGGATCGCGAGATTGGCGCCGATAAGCCAGGCCGGACCCATGCCGCAGATGGCTTGAGCGGCAGCGCTGTCGAGGAGACCAGCTGGCAGGATCAGGCCGAAGCCGGATTTTTGAAACAGGTGGCCGAAAAGCTCGACGAGCTGGTGCAGAAGAAGAACGCCCGTCGCATCGTTATCGTTGCACCGCCAAAGGCGCTCGGTACATTGCGGCCGGCGCTTCGTGCCGATACGCAAGCCGCGATCACCGCCGAGGTGGCAAAGGATTATACCAATCTGCCGGTGGACGAGATCGAACGGCATCTCGCTGCCTGAGGGTAAGCCGATCTCCCAGATATCCAAAACAAAGCGATAGGGAAAACGCGGGTCTGACGGCCCGCGTTTTCGCTTTATATCGCCGGGCTCTGCCCGGCAAACAGCGCTTCATGATCGGCAAAGAGTGCTGCCAGGCGGTCGATGACGATCCTGACCTCCGGCCGCTGCCTCTCGTCGTCATGCGCGACGATCCACATATCGTAAGTCAGCGCGTCGATGAGCGGCCCGGCGCGGACGAGCTTGCGGTCCTGATCGCCGATGAAACAGGGTAGCACCCCGCGGCCGGCACCGCCGCGGATCAGATGAAACAGCATATGCGGTGTGTTCGTCCAACTGGTGATCCAGTAGTCCGGCTGTTCGAACGTCCATTTGTCAGCCGGCGTGACGGCGGTATCGGTGCCAAGCGAGATCCAGTTGCAGTTGGCCGCGTCATAATCCGCTGCTTGGTAAGCCGCATGCGCCACCTTGACCGAGCGGCGGATCGCGACGTTGCCGCTGTCCGGCCGGCTGTGGCCTAGGGCGATATGCGCCTCGCGATAGGTGAAATCGACGCCGGTATCGCAGGTCTTATAGCACATGCGGAAACTGTCTTTCGGTGTCCAGACGCTGGCGAGATGATCGGCGATGAAACGCGAGGTCCAGCTGTCGGCGGCCGTCGAGACGATCGGCAGCGTCAGCACTTCGCCGCGCCAGTCGGAGATCGCCCGCGCCGCATCCTGCATCAGCCGCACGCGGTCGAGCAGTTCCTGCCCATCTCTCGCCAGCAGATAACCGGTGGGGCCGCGGCTGAACAGCGATCGGCCCGTCACCCGTTCGAGCGCCAGCATGCGCCGGCCGATCGTCGGCGCACTGAGACCGGTGCGCGCGGCTGCCGCCGAAAGCCCGCCGCCGGTCGCGACATGGAAGAAAAGCTGCAGGTCGTCCCAGTTCGCATCTTTCATGGATGAAAACCCCCTTTCCCCAGCGCCTCTACATCGGAGGAGCGTGAAGGCCTAGCTCAAGTGCTCCAGCAATAGATGGAGGATGAAGCAATGCTTCTCAACTGGATCGTTTTGTTTGAGGAACTCGAATCCCGCAATCGCCGCATGCGCCGCGATCCCATGGCCGATCCGCTCGATGGGCCGGAATGGCGCGGACTTCTCTGGATCATTCCGATCATGGCGTATCTGGCCTCGAGAAGAGGCGAGACGAGGAGACCGCGCCGCCACAAGGCGCAGCTTGGACGAAGCCTCAGGTTTCGAAGCTCAGCCGCAGCACGTGGTGCAGGAATTCCGGATTGAGCAGCATGTTGAAGCTGACCGTCACCCATTCGCCTTCGCGCTTGACCATGGTCGCGCCGATCTCGTCATGGATGCCGAGGATTTCGAGGAAGAAATGGCTCGGCATTTCCAGGTTCGGGCTGACTTCGAGCAGCGCGCCGGCAAGGGTGATCGTGCGGATCAGGCAGCGCACCTGCGTTCCGGTGCTGAGGTGATGGCCGACGAAGATAATATTCCCGGGCCTGTCGAGCTTGAATTCCCTGTAAGCACGTTCCGGCTTGGGGTGGTCTGTGTCGAGGTGCATCTGAAAGGCCCTTTTAGCCTCCGCTTGTTCTACCACAGGAGATTAATTGAAGAATGCTGACGATTGCTGAAGAACATCGTTAAGATTGAATGCTTATGGGGAACTTGCGGGAAAATCGCACCGATTTCGGGCAGTTCTGCCCCAAATTTGCTCACTCCAGCCCTATGTCAGCCATTCTTGACATGTCGGCGGCCTTCGCGCATACAAAGGCCGGTTCGAGGCACCGGCCGCTCGCGGATGAAAATCCTTGGTGAAGTCCTCGCGATCATGGTCACGGCCCTTGTGCATGCTGACTGGCGGCAATGCGGGCTCCCATCTACAGTCGAAGAGCATGCCTTGCGAAGGCTCACTCCATGACGACGACCTATCCTGCCATTGACGAATTGAAAGCCCAGGCCAAACGCTTGCGCCAGGCGATGAATGATCGCGGCACCGCATTGACCCACAGTGCCGCCCTTGAGATGATTGCCCGCCAGCACGGCGCGCGTGACTGGAATACGCTGGCGGCGCTAGCGGCAAAACCCAATGCGGCTGCGAAGACGCCGCTCTTCGTCGGCGCGCATATTCGCGGCCGTTATCTCAATCAGCCGTTCACCGGCGAAGTCCTGGCGCTCTCGGCCCTGCCGGGCGGCGAACTCCACAGGGTCACCATCCATTTCGACGAAGCGGTGGATGTCGTGACCTTCGAGAGCTTTTCAGCCTTTCGCCGGCGTGTGACTGCGCAGATCGATGCCGACGGCGTCTCGCCGAGGAAAACCTCGAACGGCGTGCCGCATCTGGTGCTCGATCTCTAAATCATTTTTGATTCCCTTTGAGGCCGCCTGAATCCGGATGTTTTCAACCCGGATCGGACCTCGCCATCCCGCACGGATTTTTCTATGACCGATCTTTCAGAAGGCAATGCCTTTCTCACCGGCTGGTTGCCGGGCGTCTTCATCAGGACGGCGGCGCCGATCGTCGCGATCACCACCGTCAACGGCCTCTTCACCGTCGTCGACGCCTATTTCCTCGGCGCCAATGTCGGCCCCGACGCGCTCTCCGCCGTCAGCCTGATCTTCCCGGGGCTGATGCTGCTGATCGCCCTGCAATCGCTCGTCTCGAACGGCATGGCGAGCATCCTCGCCCGCCGGCTCGGGGCCGGCGATCGCCGGGGCGCGGGCCGGGTATTTGCCGGGGCCCATATGCTGGCGCTGGCCGTCACGCTCGTCCTCAACATCCTCTACTGGACCCTGGGGCGGCAGATCATCGACGCCGGTGCCGGCACGGCCGCCGTGGCCGAGGGCGCCAGGTTGTTCATGGGCGCGATGATCGCCTTTGCGCCAGTGAGCTTCTTCCTGTCGCTGCATCTCGACGGATTGCGCTGCGAGGGCAAGATCGGCTTCATGACGCTGGTGACGCTGACGGCCTCGTTGCTCAACATCTTCGCCAACTGGCTGTTCATGGCGGTGATGCATTGGGGCGTGCTCGGTTCGGCTGCCGGCTCCATCGCCGCGCAATTCGTCTGTCTCGCCGCCGTGCTCGCCTATCGCAGGCGCCGGCCGGCGGCACTCAGGCCTTACCGAGGATTCGCCCTTGCCGAATGGCGCGGCATCGTCGCCTTCGGCGCGCCGATGAGCCTTGGCTTCATCGGCATATCGCTGGCATCCGCCGCCATTCTCGTCAATATCTCGCTCTGGAGCACGCATGATCATGTCGCGACGGTCGCCGCCTACGGCATCATCACCCGGATCATGACCTTCACCTATCTGCCCCTGCTTGGTCTCAGCATCGCCCTGCAGACGATTGCCGGCAACAATCACGGCGCCGGCCTTAGTCTTCGCGTCGGCCGCAGCCTGCAGATCGCCATGCTTGCGGCGCTCGTCTATTGCAGTCTGGTCGAGATCGCCGTCGAACTGCTGGCCGGCCGTCTCGGCGCCGTCTTCGTCGCCGATCCTGCCATTGTCGCCGAGGTCAGGCGAATCCTGCCCTGGACGATCGGCGCCTATTTTCTCTTCGGGCAGATGCTGATCCTGTCGTCCTATTTCCAGTCGATCGGCGATGCGTCGCGCGCGGCGATCTTCGGCCTGTCGCGGCCTTATCTCTTCACCCTGCCGCTCACCTTCCTGCTGCCCTTCGTCTTCGGCGAGCAAGGGATCTGGATGGTGCCGGTCTTTGCCGAGGCAGGCATGTTCATCCTGGCCTTTCTGGTGCTGTCGCAGAATGCCAGGCACCGCGGCTGGCGCTACGGGCTTCTGCCCGCCTGAATCGTAATAGCCGCGCTCGGGAGCGCGGCTATTAGCCGATGCCGTCTATTCCTTGCCCGCCGAGGCGGCCGATGTCGCGGCTTCGGCCTCGTTCAGCGCCTCGGCGCATTCCTGGCAGCAGACCTCGACAGTCTTGCCGCCGAGCTTGACGGTGATGGTCTCCGCGCCGAGTTCGCAGTCACAGGCAGCGCATGTGGTCTTCTTCATTTGATGCTCCTCCATTGATCGTTCCCGGATCGGGACAGGCCCATCAGATCATCGACGACCGCCTCTCCGCTGTCGAAATCTTTAGCGATCGATCGGGATCACGACTTGCGCCGCAACCGCGCCGAGCGCTGGAATTCGGCCGGCGTCTGCCCGAAGGACTGCTTGAAGGATGCGCTGAAATGGCTATGGCTTGAGAAGCCGAGATCGAGGCCGAGCGCGGTCAGATCTTCATACTGGCCGAGCAGATCGAGTGCGCGGGCGAGCCTGAGCCGCAGCTGATAGCGGTAAAGCGGCGTCGCCTCGACCTGCTGGAAGACCTGGGTGAGATAGACAGGCGAGACGCCGACTTCGGAGGCGATTTCCGAAAGTGTCCAGCGCCGGGCGAGATCGGAGGAAAGCACCAGCTTTGCCCGGTCGACGAGTTTCTGCCGACCGGCGCTGGCGCCCGCCGCATGCGATGTGCGCTCGCCGAGCGAGCGGCGCACCAGCGTCAGCGCCAATGTTTCCGCCTCCAGCGTCTCGGCGACGTTGCGGCGGAGACCATGACGCAGGAGCGCGACCAGTGCCTGCGCGCGCGGATCGATCCGCCGGCGCTGGCGACGGAATGAAAAGGCCGCACCCGGCTGCACCTGGTCCTTCGGCGCGAGCTCTTCGAGCATGGTCTCGTCGATCGCGAGATCGATGCAGGCGTCGCCTCCTTCGATCGGATGGCTGATCCGATAACCTTGGTCGGCATTGAAGAACAGCATCTGATTGGCCTCGGCCACCGTATCATTGCGGCCGACATGCCGCATGAAGACGCCGCGATAGGGATAGACGAGGCTCGTCTTGTGAGCGCATTCCTCGTCGCCCTTATGGCGGCAGCCGCCATCGCAGACGATGTCACGAATGGCGACGGTCTTCGTTTGCAGGAGTAAGGCTGTTGAAAACTGCGACATCTTATATTCCCAGCCGGACAGGTCGCCGACGAGGCGACCCGCGGCACAGTATCACAACTGCTGCCTGTGTTCAGTAACGACTATAGACGTGAACGTCGCTTTCCGTCTGCCCCCTGGAAAGGCCGATATCCTTCAACTGATCGTCGGAAAGTTCCATCAGCGCATTGCGGTTGCGCCGTTCGCCGATCTTGCGTGCCAGCCAGCGGACGGCGGTGATTGCCGCAGGCAACAGGCCGGGCCTGTGATGCGAAGAGCGGACGTTGCGGCCTGCTATGGTAATATTCGAGCTATGCATGATGATCCTCCATCCTTGTTGGATGGAGGCAGTGAACCATCAGCGGCGGCTCGGCGCTGTCAGATTATTTAGCGATCTGAGGCAGTCCTCACGCTTTGATCAGCCATTCGTGCTCGACGGCATTGTGGAATTTCCAGATCCGCTTCGGCCCGGCCATGACGTTGAGGTAGTAGAGATCGTAGCCGTGCGTTGCCGCGCAAGGATGGTAGCCCTTCGGCACCAGCGTCACGTCACCATCCTCGATCGCCATCGCTTCGTCGAGCGAGCGATCATCGGTGTAGACGCGCTGGAAACCGAAGCCCTGCGGCGGGTTGAGACGATGATAGTAGGTCTCTTCCAGAAAGCTCTCGTTCGGCAGGTCATCCTGGTCGTGTTTGTGCGGCGGATAGGAAGAGGTGTGGCCGCCCGGCGTGATCACCTCGACGACGAGCAGCGAATGCGCCGAGCTGTCGTCCTCGGGCATGATATTGTTGACATAGCGCACATTCGTGCCTTTGCCGCGCGTCACCTGCGGATGGGTGCCGGGCGGGATTTCTTTCGCCTGATAGGTGCCGCCGCCGGGCGCTGAGCAGACGGCGAGCTCCAGATCGGTCTCCGCCGTCACCGACCATGTCGATTCCATCGGAATGTAGAGCGCATGCGGCGCGCCCTCGAACGGGTTCATGCGGCCGCCGAGCGTTCCGAAATCCTTGGTTCCGGCCGATGCCTTGCCCTTGCCGGTGACCCAGACGAGGCAGACTTCCCGGTCGCCGGTCTCTCCCGAAACCGTCTCGCCCGGCTTTAGCCGGTGCAGATCGAAGCCGACATAGGTCCAGCCGGCATTCTCAGGGGTGACATTCGTGACGCGGCCATGCGTGCCTGATGGTTTCACCTTGAGGTTTGGCATTGGTGGTTCTCCTCGTACGTTGAAATTCCCCGCCCCAAACCCCTCCCCACAAGGGGGAGGGGCTTAATCTGCGGCGCTGTCTCTCACCCATGTTGCACCGTTCCTTCTGCAAGGTGGCCGCTGTCTGGATAAGGCGGTGCCTCAAGTTAAGTCCCTCCCCCTTGTGGGGAGGGGTTGGGGAGGGGTTTTCTTTTCCGTTATCCCTTCGGGAAACCTTCGGTCTCCACCGTATAACCGGCAGCCGTCATCACCCGCATCAATTCGGCATGGCCGATCTCGGCCATTTTCTGCGGCGGCGCCTTGCGCGGATCCTGCTCGGCCTCGACGACAAACCAGCCTTCATAGCCGTGGTCGGCAAGCCGCTGGACGATGGCGCCGAAATCGAGCGAGCCGTCGCCCGGCACGGTGAAAGCGCCGAGCGCTACCGCGTCGAGGAAGGACTGCCGGCTGCGGTCCAGCCCATCGACGACGGACTTGCGGATGTCCTTGACGTGGACATGATTGATGCGGGCGTGGTGGTGGTCGATGGCGCGCAGTACGTCGCCGCCGGCAAAGGCGAGATGGCCGGCATCGAGCAGCAGCGGAATGCCTTCGCCCGAAGAACGCATGAAGGCGTCGAGTTCCGGCTCGGTTTCGACAACGGCGGCCATGTGGTGGTGATAAGAGAGCGGCATGCCCTGTTCGGCGCACCATTCGCCGAATTCCGTGACGCGGCGCGCATAGGCCTTCATCTCGTCGTCGGCAAGCCGCGGCTTGGTCGCGAGCGGCTTGGAGCGGTCGCCCTGGATGGAGCGGCCGACCTCGCCGTAAACGATGCAGGGCGCATTGACCGCCTTGAACAATTCGATCATCGGAGCGATGCGGTCCTTGTTGGCCGTGAGCTCCTCATTGACCAGCGTGCCGGAGAACCAGCCGCCGCAGAGCGTCACGTCGGCGGCGCGCAGGATCGGCAGCATTTCCTCGGGATTGCTGGGGAAACGACGGCCCTGTTCCATGCCGGTGAAACCGGCGCCGCGCGATTGCCGCAGGCATTCCTCGAGGGACACGTCGTCGCTGAGTTCAGGAAGGTCGTCGTTCCACCAGGCGATGGGCGACATGCCGAGTTTGGCCTTCATCTATAGTCTCCTTAAAAATAGTGCGGAGGAGTGGGGCGCTCCTCCGGAAAATGATGGCAATCGAATCAGCGGATACGCTGGGAAGCGCGCGCTTCGACATAGCCTTTGCGCGCTTCGTTGACTTCTGCGCGCGGGCTGACTTCCGGCACCGCGACATCCCACCAGTGGCCGCCGGCCTCGGTGGTGATCAAGGGATCAGTGTCGATGAGGAAGACCGAGGTGCGATCGTTCTTCTTCGAATCAATGATCGCCTGCTCCAGTTCCGCGATCGAGGCGACCTTGACGGCGATGGCGCCCATGCTTTCGGCATGCGCGCGGAAATCGATCTCCGGCATCACCTCGTGATAGGAGTCCTTGAGCAGGTTGTTGAAGTTGGCGCCGCCGGTTCCCATCTGCAATCGGTTGATGCAGCCATAGCCGCGATTGTCGAGAACGACGATGTTGAGCTTGAGGCCGAGCATGACCGAGGTGGCGATCTCGGAATTCATCATCATGTAGGAACCGTCTCCGACCATGACGACGACATCGCGTTCGGGATGCGCCATCTTGGCGCCGAGCCCGCCGGCGATCTCGTAGCCCATGCAGGAAAAGCCATACTCCATGTGATAACTGCCCGGCGCCGTCGCCGGCCAGAGCTTGTGCAATTCGCCGGGAAGACCGCCGGCCGCGCAAAGCACCGTCGTATTCTCGCCGCCGATCGAACGTGCCACTGCGCCGATCACCTGTGCATCGGAGGGCAGGGCGGCATTGGTCGTCGCCATTGCCTTGGCGGCGGCCTCCATCCACACCTTCTTCTCCGCAGTTGCCTTTTCGGCCAGCGCCGCCGGCGCCTTCCAGCCCGAAAGCCCTGATGAAAGCGCCTTCAGCCCTTCGCGGGCATCGGCGACCAGCGGGTAGCTGTCATGTTTCACCGCGTCGTAAGCGGCGATATTGAGACCAACCATCCTCAGGCTGTCGTTCTTGAACAGCGCCCAGGAGCCGGTGGTGAAATCCTGGCAGCGTGTGCCGACGGCGATGACGAGATCCGTCTCCTCGGCGATCGCATTCGCCGCCGACGTGCCGGTGACGCCAACCGAGCCGAGCGCCAGCGGATGGGTCTCGTTGATCGACGACTTGCCGGCCTGGGTGACGACGACCGGAATGGCGTGGGCCTCGGCAAAAGCGGCAAGCTCCTTCGTCGCCTGCGAGTAAAGCACGCCGCCGCCGGCAACGATTACCGGCTTCTGCGACGCCTTGATCAGCGCGATGGCATTGGCCAGCTCGTCCGCGTCCGGCTGCGGCCGGCGGGTCGCCCAGACTTTTTCATCGAACAGGCTTTCCGGATAATCATAGGCCTCAGCCTGGACGTCCTGGCAGAGCGACAATGTCACCGGGCCGCAATCCAGCGGATCGGTCAGCACCTGCATGGCGCGCTTCAGCGCCGAAATGATCTGCTCAGGCCGGGTGATGCGGTCGAAATAGCGCGAAACCGGGCGGAAGGCGTCATTGGCCGAAACCGTGCCGTCGCCGAAATCCTCGATCTGCTGCAACACCGGATCGGGCGCGCGGTTGGCGAAGACGTCGCCCGGCAGGAAGAGAACGGGAATGCGGTTGACATGCGCGACGCCGGCGGCCGTCACCATATTCAGCGCGCCGGGGCCGATCGAGGTCGTGCAAGCCATGAAACGACTGCGGAAATTCGCCTTGGCATAGGCGATGGCGGCATGCGCCATGCCCTGCTCATTGTGAGCGCGATAGGTCGTCAGTTCACCGCGCACCTGATAAAGCGCCTCGCCCATGCCGGCGACGTTGCCATGACCGAAGATCGCCCAGACGCCGCCGAAGATCGGCACTTTCTTGCCGTCGACAACAGTCATCTGCTTTTTGAGAAAATGCGCGACGGCCTGCGCCATCGTCAACCGTATCGTCTTGCCCATCGGGGCCTCCCGCAATCTTCGCTCTCGTTGGTTTCCCCTCCCCAACCCCTCCCCACAAGGGGGAGGGGCTAACTCGTGGGGCTCGCCGCATTTCACCGCAACCTTGCGTCCGCAAGACAGCTCGTTTGTGGCGTAAAGCGATGCCTCAACTTAAGTCCCTCCCCCTTGTGGGGAGGGGTTGGGGAGGGGTCTAATTTATATCCTACTGAAGCTCACGCGTCTTCAGCCACGCCTCTGTCAACTGCCGGAAGCGGCCGGCCATGTCGGCGATCGCTTCCTCGTCGTTCATTGCGCCCGAAAGCCAGGCGCGCGCCGCATCGGCAAAGATCGTCCGGCCAACGGCAAAGCCCTTTACGGAGGGGGCAGCCAGCGTCGCCTCGAAGCAGGAGATCAGCTCGTCGGCTGGCGCCTCGAGCCCCAAAAGCACGATACCGCGGCACCATGGAT
This Rhizobium acidisoli DNA region includes the following protein-coding sequences:
- the iolD gene encoding 3D-(3,5/4)-trihydroxycyclohexane-1,2-dione acylhydrolase (decyclizing), yielding MGKTIRLTMAQAVAHFLKKQMTVVDGKKVPIFGGVWAIFGHGNVAGMGEALYQVRGELTTYRAHNEQGMAHAAIAYAKANFRSRFMACTTSIGPGALNMVTAAGVAHVNRIPVLFLPGDVFANRAPDPVLQQIEDFGDGTVSANDAFRPVSRYFDRITRPEQIISALKRAMQVLTDPLDCGPVTLSLCQDVQAEAYDYPESLFDEKVWATRRPQPDADELANAIALIKASQKPVIVAGGGVLYSQATKELAAFAEAHAIPVVVTQAGKSSINETHPLALGSVGVTGTSAANAIAEETDLVIAVGTRCQDFTTGSWALFKNDSLRMVGLNIAAYDAVKHDSYPLVADAREGLKALSSGLSGWKAPAALAEKATAEKKVWMEAAAKAMATTNAALPSDAQVIGAVARSIGGENTTVLCAAGGLPGELHKLWPATAPGSYHMEYGFSCMGYEIAGGLGAKMAHPERDVVVMVGDGSYMMMNSEIATSVMLGLKLNIVVLDNRGYGCINRLQMGTGGANFNNLLKDSYHEVMPEIDFRAHAESMGAIAVKVASIAELEQAIIDSKKNDRTSVFLIDTDPLITTEAGGHWWDVAVPEVSPRAEVNEARKGYVEARASQRIR